From the Bos javanicus breed banteng chromosome 7, ARS-OSU_banteng_1.0, whole genome shotgun sequence genome, the window CCCTGCATCTTCTGTATACCGAAGagttcgtgcatgctcagttgctcagtcgtgtccaactctttgccaccccatggactgtccaggctcctctgtccatgggatttcccaggcaagaatactggagtaggttgccatttcctcctccaggggatcttccccacccagggattgaacctttatcccttgcgtctcctgcattgcaggtggattctttgctgctgagccacctgggaagcacatactGAAGAGTCGGGGGAGGTTTCTCAGAGGGCACTTTGATATCCCCTGACTTGTGCTTCTGGGTGGCTGCAGTCAAGGTGCCAGGTGAGAAGGATGTGCAAAAGGTGGTCGTGGACTTGTCAGAGCCAACGGAGGACAAGGCTGAACTGAAAGAGGGTGCAAACCTGGCCCTGGAAGACCAGCCTCGAACAGCCGCCGTGGGGGAGATCTGTGAGGTGGGGCCTGAACATAGGAGGCAGCAACCCTGGAGTCTAGTGGgtgatgaaggaaggaagaatcctggagggggCGGGCTAGaggaggtggggggcggtgggggctcCTTGAGGGGTGGGGGATCCAGCACAGGATGGCGGTATGGATGTGAATGGGGCTCTGCTTACTCCAACAGGAAGGCCTGCGAGTGCTGGAAGGCCTGGCAGCCTCCGGCTTACGTTCCATTCGCTTTGCTCGAGAGGTGCCTGGTCTCCGATCCGTGGTTGCCAATGACGCCTCTGCCCGAGCTGTGGATCTTATGCGCCGTAATGTGCAGCTCAACGAAGTGGCCCACCTGGTACAGCCCAGCCAGGCAGATGCCCGGTAGGTGCTGGGCATAGAGTGCTGGCCACTGGAACAAAGTCACCTGGGGTCACATCCTGGCTGTGTCATATTCTTGCTTCGTGATCTTGAGAGAGTGGCtgtagcctctctgagcctgtttccttgtctgtgaaacAAGGACAGTAGTTTTATAGGGGTTGGTGTATTGATTATACTTGTATAGTTTGTGCTCACAGGTGGATATAAATACCATTATGGACTCCATTTCAGACTTAACTTCCTGcactttaaaaaactatttatttatttttatttatttgtttggctgccctgggtcatAGTTGTGGCACCCAGGATTCTCCATCTCCGTTGTgacatgcgaactcttagttgtggcatgtagaatctagttccctgatcaatcGGGATGGAAACCGGGCCCCCTGCGTTTgtgagcgtggagtcttagccactggaccaccagggaagtcccatcttcTTGCACTTTTATTCAGTCAAGTGAACCAGTGTATATCCAGTGCTCGTCACCATTCTTACTGTCAGGACTGCGTCGGTAAACAATACAGATAAAACCCCTGACCTTGTGGAGTTGATAATGCAGGGATCAGcaaactacagcctgccaggcccacagcctgtttttgtgtgtgtgtatttttcttaatGGCCTGCTATCTAAGAATGtctcttccatttttaaaggtttagaaaaagaagaatatgtGACGGACCACATGTggtcctaaaatatttactacctgaccccttacagaaaataaatgaattaaaaatatttgctgggGACTTCctgggccgtccagtggttaagactttttgcttccactgcaggggctcaggttccatccttggttggggaactaagatcctacatgattTTCTGACCATATTAGAATCTAATAGGAAGCACAGATGATGACAAATAAGTAAACTGTGTAGCAGTGAGAAATGCTGGAGGGAGCGGGGAAATCCAGGGTATAAagggtggaggaagggagggagggttcCTGTTACAAATAACTTGGTCAATAGGATTTGCATTTTCTCACCTGCAGAGAACAACAATAGTTTCAAATCTGTGGAAGATTCTTGAATTAATACGTCTATAAACTGCCTGAAATGGTGTCAATTATATATGTgctacgggcttcccaggtggctcaggggtaaagaacctgcctgccaatgcaggagacttgggtgtgatccctgggttgggaagatcccctggaggaggaaatggcaacccactccagtattcttgcctggagaatcccacggacagaggagtctggtgggctacagtccatggggtcaccaggagtcggatacaactgagcatgcacacacatatatgttctaCATCAGTATtgactaggtttttttttttggccacaccattccgcaggtgggatcttagttccctgaccaggcatcaaacccttgggccctgcagtgaaagcatggagtccaaaccactggaccacgaggggaGTCTCAGTATTGGCTATTATTATTGCCATTGTTAGATGAGTAGCAGATCCAAGGAGGAAAAGTTAATACAGTTAGCAAGTGGCTGAGCCAGAATCTAAACCTGGGCAGCTGGCCCCCAAGTCCAGGCCCAAACCATCACATGGCGTGAGTGTGAGGCTGTGGAGGGGTCCCTGGGGCAGCGGGCTGAAGATCTGCCTCCTTGCTCCCAGGATGCTGATGTACCAGCACCAGAAGGCGTCGGAGAGGTTTGACGTCATCGACCTCGACCCTTACGGCAGCCCCGCCTCTTTCCTGGATGCAGCCGTGCAGGCTGTGAGTGAAGGAGGTGAGGCCCCCTTGCTGCGGGGGGTCCGAACAAACGGAGTAGGGCTTGGGGCGTTACCGAGTCTTCACTGCTCCATCCCTCCCCACAGGGCTGCTGTGCGTCACCTGCACAGATATGGCGGTCCTGGCGGGGAACAGCGGGGAGACCTGCTACAGCAAATACGGGGCCATGGCCCTCAAGAGCCGGGCCTGCCACGAGATGGTGAGAGGCCTCCGGGCtcacctccccgccccccagacctgctcagcttcctccaggcagccagagccagatcCATCCCCAGACGTTGACCACAAAcgtgttctttttttatatatatgaagtttatttatttttatttatttattggctgtgttggggtttcattgctgcacaggcttttctctagtggcagcaaGCCGGCAgctactccctagttgcggtGCACCGTCTTCTCTTAcagtggagcatgggctctagagctcgtgggctcagtagttgtagctgccaggctctagagcacaggctcgctAGTTGTTGCGTACAGGTTTgtttgctccaaggcatgtgggatcttcctgaattggggatggaatccatgtctcttgccttggcagttggatcctttaccactgagccacctgggaatcccgaCAAGCacgttatttcttttattattatcttttaaaaaaattatttttatttatgtatttagctgtgccaggtcttagttgcttaCTTGAggcatgtgaattcttagttgctgcatgtgggatctagttcccccaccagggattgaacccaggccccctgcactggaaacgtggagtcttagcctTAGTCTTAGCTTTAGgacactagggaagtcctgacatGCATGTTTTTTAACCAGCATAATTCCTGAGAGCATGCATGGCTGCAAattggttggggggggggggagtttTTCCTAGGATAAGAGTGGGTGATTAcagtcttctttttctccttttaaaaaaaaaaaattttttttttttaattaatttggctgcactggtcttagtttcggcatgtggaatctagttccttgaccagggatggaacctggtccccctgcattgggcgtgtggagtcttagccactggaccaccaggaaacttcCACATTATTCTTTCTAGTATTCTCTATTTCAACAACtgcagttttggtttttttttttggccatgccttgtgCCTTGCAGGATCTtgtttcccagaccagggattgaaacttcggccacagcagtgaaagccctaAACGTTAGACCACTGGGGAACTCCAGTGGTCTAGCGTTCTTTTTTAAAGGcagtttttccagttttgtgtTTGGCTCTGAATTCAGGTCCTAGTTTTGCTGGTGGCTTTGGACAAGTGACTTCACCTTTTCCGGGCCTCCATTTTTGCATCTGTGAAGTGGGTGTGATGTTGGCCCAGAGCCCATGGAGTTGCTGTGGAGATTCAAGAAGGCAAGGCTGGCTATGTCAGGGGGCTGGAAAAGGAGGGCTCTTGTCCTTGGTCTTTAGGAGCCCTGCTAGTCAGCTCAGGGAAGTGCTACCTCCTTGCTGAGTCAGAGCCTCACTGCAGCCTTGGGCCACATCACCCAGCATGGGGCATACATGCAATGTTAACTGGAAGCCATTTGGTTAACCGGTCTGTGCTTTGtttccttgggcttctctggtgactcagtggtaaagaatctacctgccatacaggagccacaggaggcttgggtttgatccctgggtccggaagatcccctagagaaaggcatggcaacccactccagtattcttgcctggagagtcccatggacagaggagcctggtgggctagtccatagggtaacaaaaAGAGTCAagaatgactgaagcaacttagcacgtacaCACGCTTTCTTTCCTTAATCGTTTAGTGTCCCCAGTAGGGCCAGAAAGAGACAGACTGGTGtgattttacagatggggaagctgaggctctCCCTTGCCAAGGGTCACTCAGCGCTGGGCTCAGAACCCGACAAGCCGGTCCTGCCTCTGTACCTGTGAGCCCCTGGTGTGGCTCCGTGTAGGGAAGGTGGCGGCAGGGGCAGGGCTGATGGCTGGCACCCATCCCCCATACCAGGCCCTGAGGACTGTCCTGCACAGCCTGGATCTCCGTGCCAACTGCTACCAGCGCTTTGTGGTGCCACTGCTCAGCATCAGCGCTGACTTCTATGTACGGGTTTTTGTTCGTGTCTTCACTGGTCAGGCCAAGGTCAAGGCCTCAGCCAGGTAGTCTGGGGCAAAGAAGGGTGATGGATGGAAAGAGGCAAGAGGATCTTTCCCAGGGTTGGTTGGTCGGCAGGAGTTGGGGGACATGGTCCTGCCTTGGGGAAATGTTGGGCGGGGGGTCCCAAAGGGAGTCCAGTCAGGCTGAAGGAGGAGCTGGGATATGGTGACCATGCTAGGAACTGGCGGCTGCCCTTGTCCCCCACAGCAAGCAGGCGCTGGTGTTCCAGTGCGTGGGCTGCGGGGCCTTCCACCTGCAGCGTCTTGGCAAAGCATCAGCAGCCTCCGGTGGCCGGTGAGCAAGGGTgagctggggaggaaggggaaggggacaacccAGCCAAGGTTGCCACCCCGCCCAACCTTACCCCTCTTTGAGCAGGCTCAAGTTCTCTGCAGCCTGCGGCCCCCCCGTGGCCCCTGAGTGCGAGCACTGTGGGCAGCGACACCAGGTGGGGCGAGGCAGGTCTGGGGGGAGCATTTGAAGGCGGAGGGCCTGGCATTCTTGGTCCCTGCTCATCTGGTCCCTGTGTGTTCGCAGCTTGGTGGCCCCATGTGGGCAGAGCCCCTCCATGACCTGGAATTCGTGGGCCGTGTCCTCGAGGCTGTGAGCGCCAACCCTGGCCGCTTCCACACCGCAGAGCGGATCCGAGGAGTGCTGAGTGTCATCACGGAGGTGGGGACCGGGGCCTGTGACCAGAAGTGGGGCAGCCATCCATCCTTGATGGGCCCCACACCTATCCCATGGTCCTGCTACAGGAGCTCCCGGACGTGCCTCTCTACTATACGCTGGACCAGCTGAGCAGCACCATCCACTGCAACACACCCAGCCTCCTGCAGCTGCGGTGAGGCTGGGCCTGGGCTGGAGCCTGTGCCGGAACCCCTGGGTGCCCTTGGGCGAGTTGGGCCCCTCTTGGGCCAGAGTCCCCTGGAAAGTAGAGATCAAACATAATGCAGGTCTAGGGCTTCTCATGCACGAGGGCTTAGACCAGTTCTTAGAAGCCATGAGCCCTGGCCAGGGGGGATGTTAGGATCTTGCTGTTAGGATGGCTGGCATCATGCAGGCATTGCAGTCACCGGTAGATATACAGCCATACGAGTCCATGAAACTAGGCTCACACCCCCACACATGGGTCAGCACTGACTTCGGGGTCCAGCCTTCCCCCTCACCATCCCTCCTGGTCCCCAGGTCGGCCCTCCTCCACGCTGGCTTCCGGGTCTCCCTCTCCCATGCCTGTAAGAATGCTGTGAAGACAGACGCTCCCTCCTCGACCCTCTGGGACATCATGCGGTGCTGGGTGAGGCCCGGCCTGACCAGGTGGGATCGGGGAGGCAGGGGGTGGTCAGTGCCAGTGCCCTGACCTCTGACCTTTGCCTCCCAGGAGAAGGAGTGTCCAGTGAAACGGGAGCGCCTGTCAGAGAGCAGCCCGGCCTTCCGCATTCTCAGTGTGGAGCCCAGGTACGGGCATGGTTACGGCTGCCTACGGGCTCGGGAAGTAGACGACCCGGACACTTCCCCTCATAGACACATGCTCATTTTTCAAGTGAGATCTGGAGTCCATCTactctctcccacccccttctgtcctctccctcttctggCCCCAGTTCTGCTCATCTGAACCAATGCAGTCCCCATCCCCCTGgtcccccagctcctccccatCATGAGCTGTTCCCTGGACAGCAGCCAGAGGGCACCTGTGAGCACAAGTCAGATCCGGGCCCTCCTCGCCTCAGAACCCTCTGTGGCTCCCACCTGACCCAGTGGAAACAGTTCTGTCTGCAGGCCCTGTACTGTCTTCCCATCACTTCCCTGCTCTCATTTGGCCCTCCTACCTCTGCTCCTGCACCCTGGCCTCCTCACTCAAACTTGGCAGGCGCAACCTCTGCATGGCAGTTCCTTCTGCCTAGAGTGCTGTCCTTAGGCTCCCCCACGGCTCTTCCCAAACTTTCTTCCTGTGTCCCTGTTGCCCTGTTCTCACCGCACTCCTTCCCAGACTCCCCGTTGCTCTACCCTGCTCCCTTATGTCCTCACACAATATAATTTGCTAGtttcttcctttattatttttggctgtgtggggtcttcattgctgtgcatgggcatTTTCTAGTTggagtgagtgggggctactccctagtcgCGCTGCTCGGGCTTCTTCTCGTGGTGGCCTTTCCTGTTGCGGctctaggcgcacaggcttcGTAGTTGTagcgtgtgggctcagcagttgcagcatacaggcttagttgcttcatggcatgtgggatcttcccagaccagggattgaaccctgtcccctgcatgggcaggcgagTTCTTAACCCCTGGAGCACCAAGGAAGGCCAGCTGTCTGATTTCTGACTTGCCTCCTTGCTCGTCTGTCTTAGGCATTAGAATGTCAGCTTTACTGGCAGCAGATTTGAGGCCCACtggaggcactcaataaatgtttattaaataaatgatagaAGCCCTGCACCTGCAGACACGGTTTTCCCAAGGTCCATCGAGCTGCACCGACGTGGGCAGGCAGCCTAGGTGGTGTGTGCCCAGCCGCCTGGCAGATGCCTTTCAACCCCCACTCCCATTTCCCCAGGCTGCAGGCCAACTTCACCATCCGGGATGATGCCAACCCCAGCTCCCGCCAGCGAGGACTCAAGCGCTTCCAGGCCAACCCTGAGGCCAACTGGGGTCCCCGGCCCCGTGCCCGGCCAGGGTGAGCGAGAGTTGGGTGAATGAAGGTGGGGCTTAGCTGGGGGGAGTGGGCACAAAGGCCGATGGAGCCTCCCCTCGTCTCCCTACACAGAGGCAAGGCAGCAGGAGAAACTGTGGAAGAGAGACGTAGGCTGCTCCAAAATAAGCGAAAAGAGCCGGTGGAGGACCCAGCTGAGCGGGCTGCCTGGCTCAAAACATTTCCCTGCAAGAGGTTCAAGGAGGTGAACCAAACCACCCCCCAACCGAAGCACCCATGGGTTCTCCCAGCTACAGGACTGGGCCAATGGGCCAGCAGGGCGGGGGGAGGTGGGACCAGTCAAGTGGGTGGGAGTGAGCTCCCTATCCAGGGAAGGAACCCAGAGGAGGCTGCTGTGCTCCAGAACGGGGTTCATTCACACCCATTGTCTTCCTACCAGGGCACCTGTCAACAGGGGGGCCAGTGCTGCTACTCGCATAGCCCCCCCTCACCTAAGGCCACTGCTGAAGCCACCCCCACTGACTGTCCAGAGGCCCCCAGTCAGAACCCCGCTGAGCCTGGGGCTGCTACTGGTCCAGGCACAGAGTGAGCTA encodes:
- the TRMT1 gene encoding tRNA (guanine(26)-N(2))-dimethyltransferase isoform X1 codes for the protein MICPPSVPTCRRPGLNPASVHRDQFDFRCLERRTGGQRRARMSRARTVLWLSPTLRSVLSLYRARFMEGQPQGPPNSAAMENGTEPDGEERPPGFQETTITEGAARIVFPNANEVFYNPVQEFNRDLTCAVITEFARIQLAAKGIQIKVPGEKDVQKVVVDLSEPTEDKAELKEGANLALEDQPRTAAVGEICEEGLRVLEGLAASGLRSIRFAREVPGLRSVVANDASARAVDLMRRNVQLNEVAHLVQPSQADARMLMYQHQKASERFDVIDLDPYGSPASFLDAAVQAVSEGGLLCVTCTDMAVLAGNSGETCYSKYGAMALKSRACHEMALRTVLHSLDLRANCYQRFVVPLLSISADFYVRVFVRVFTGQAKVKASASKQALVFQCVGCGAFHLQRLGKASAASGGRLKFSAACGPPVAPECEHCGQRHQLGGPMWAEPLHDLEFVGRVLEAVSANPGRFHTAERIRGVLSVITEELPDVPLYYTLDQLSSTIHCNTPSLLQLRSALLHAGFRVSLSHACKNAVKTDAPSSTLWDIMRCWEKECPVKRERLSESSPAFRILSVEPRLQANFTIRDDANPSSRQRGLKRFQANPEANWGPRPRARPGGKAAGETVEERRRLLQNKRKEPVEDPAERAAWLKTFPCKRFKEGTCQQGGQCCYSHSPPSPKATAEATPTDCPEAPSQNPAEPGAATGPGTE
- the TRMT1 gene encoding tRNA (guanine(26)-N(2))-dimethyltransferase isoform X2; the protein is MICPPSVPTCRRPGLNPASVHRDQFDFRCLERRLYRARFMEGQPQGPPNSAAMENGTEPDGEERPPGFQETTITEGAARIVFPNANEVFYNPVQEFNRDLTCAVITEFARIQLAAKGIQIKVPGEKDVQKVVVDLSEPTEDKAELKEGANLALEDQPRTAAVGEICEEGLRVLEGLAASGLRSIRFAREVPGLRSVVANDASARAVDLMRRNVQLNEVAHLVQPSQADARMLMYQHQKASERFDVIDLDPYGSPASFLDAAVQAVSEGGLLCVTCTDMAVLAGNSGETCYSKYGAMALKSRACHEMALRTVLHSLDLRANCYQRFVVPLLSISADFYVRVFVRVFTGQAKVKASASKQALVFQCVGCGAFHLQRLGKASAASGGRLKFSAACGPPVAPECEHCGQRHQLGGPMWAEPLHDLEFVGRVLEAVSANPGRFHTAERIRGVLSVITEELPDVPLYYTLDQLSSTIHCNTPSLLQLRSALLHAGFRVSLSHACKNAVKTDAPSSTLWDIMRCWEKECPVKRERLSESSPAFRILSVEPRLQANFTIRDDANPSSRQRGLKRFQANPEANWGPRPRARPGGKAAGETVEERRRLLQNKRKEPVEDPAERAAWLKTFPCKRFKEGTCQQGGQCCYSHSPPSPKATAEATPTDCPEAPSQNPAEPGAATGPGTE